In a genomic window of Demequina muriae:
- a CDS encoding o-succinylbenzoate synthase, translated as MEFRPFTVELRTRFRGLTSRSGVLVRAIDAEGHEHWGEYSPFADYSPERKSRWWRAAMEAARGEWPAPVRDSVAVNSIVPEVDPERARAYATAGGARTAKVKVGGGTLADDIARIEAVADALGAGGAIRIDVNGGWELDDAVRAIQALDRAARTGGVDGLEYVEQPCDTVADLASLRRRVDVPIAADEAIRIPGTASAVLAADAADVFILKASPLGGVRRALEIADEIAPRPVVIASSMESSVGLAAGIALACALPEEPLACGLGTGMLLATDTVASTLAPTGGRIGSQPLEVI; from the coding sequence ATGGAGTTCCGGCCCTTCACCGTCGAGCTCCGCACCCGATTCCGGGGCCTGACCAGCCGCTCCGGCGTGCTCGTCCGCGCGATCGACGCGGAAGGGCACGAGCATTGGGGCGAGTACTCGCCGTTCGCCGACTATTCGCCCGAGCGCAAGAGCCGGTGGTGGCGCGCCGCGATGGAGGCTGCTCGCGGCGAGTGGCCTGCGCCGGTGCGTGACTCGGTCGCCGTCAACAGCATCGTCCCCGAGGTCGACCCCGAGCGCGCCCGCGCCTACGCCACGGCAGGGGGAGCCCGCACCGCCAAGGTCAAGGTGGGCGGCGGGACTCTTGCGGACGACATCGCCCGTATCGAGGCCGTGGCCGATGCGCTGGGCGCGGGGGGTGCGATTCGCATCGACGTCAATGGCGGTTGGGAACTCGACGATGCGGTGCGCGCGATCCAGGCGCTCGACCGCGCCGCCCGCACGGGTGGCGTCGACGGGCTCGAGTACGTGGAGCAGCCGTGCGACACCGTCGCCGATCTCGCGTCGCTGCGACGCCGCGTGGACGTGCCCATCGCGGCCGACGAGGCCATCCGCATTCCCGGCACGGCAAGCGCGGTCCTCGCGGCCGATGCGGCAGACGTCTTCATCCTCAAGGCTTCCCCTTTGGGGGGCGTGCGGCGCGCGCTCGAGATCGCCGACGAGATTGCGCCCCGGCCGGTGGTCATCGCGAGCTCGATGGAGTCCTCCGTGGGGCTGGCGGCCGGCATCGCGCTCGCGTGCGCCCTTCCCGAGGAGCCGCTGGCGTGTGGACTCGGCACGGGAATGCTGCTCGCCACCGACACCGTCGCGTCGACGCTCGCGCCGACCGGCGGTCGCATCGGCTCACAGCCCCTGGAGGTCATCTAA